Below is a window of Gemmatimonadales bacterium DNA.
TTACGGACGGATGCTCACCACGTGGGACCAGCGCGTGCGCCGCGAGGGGATCGTCGTCAAGCCGATCTCCTTCAAGGTTCCGCCGCCGTCGGACCAGTACCTCGTCGACCAGTTCAGGGCGGCTATCACGCCGCGCACCAAGGTCATCGAGGTGACGCACATCACCAACCTGACCGGCCAGATCATGCCGATCCGCCAGATCATCGAGATGGCGCGTCCCCAGGGGATCCAGGTGCTGGTCGACGGCGCGCACGCCTTTGCGCACTTTCCGTTCACCCGCGACGAGCTCGGCGTCGACTACTACGGCACGTCGCTGCACAAGTGGCTCCTCGCGCCGGTCGGCACCGGATTTCTCTATGTGCGGAAGGAAAAGCAGAAGGCGCTCTGGCCGTTGATGGCCGCTTCGGCCGCGCAGATCGACAACATCCGGAAGTTCGAGGAGATTGGCACGCACCCCGCCGCGAATCACAACGCCATCTCGGCGGCGCTCGCCTTCTATCGCGGGATCGGCCCCGAGCGGAAGGTCGCGCGGCTGCGCTTCCTGCGCGATCGCTGGGCGAAGAGGCTCCTCGCCGAAAGCCCCCGCGTGAACGTCCTGACGCCGCTCGACGACAAGCAGTCGGGGGCGATTGCGCTGGTGCATATCGACGGCATCGACAGCAGCCAGCTGAGTGCGTGGCTCCTCAAGCAGCACCGGATCGTCAACACGCCGATCAATCACGCCGAGTTCAACGGCATTCGCATCACGCCGAACGTGTACACCACGCTCGACGAGATCGACACCTTCGGCGACAAGATGATCCAGGCGATCCGGAGCGGCATCGCGTAGATGCGCATCCGCACTTCCAGGCTTGCGACTGCGCTGATTGCTGTCGGGATCGGCGCAGCGGCCACCGCGCCGCTGGCGGCGCAGCGCGATTCCGTCCCCGCGGTGCGCATGGCCGCCCGCGACTCGTACCGCGACGACGGGTTCGGGATGTTCATTCACTGGGGGGTCTATTCGCTGCTCGGCCAGGGCGAGTGGGTGATGCAGAACAACAAGATCGATGTGCCGACGTATGAATGGCTCGCGTCAACGTTCGATCCGGTCAAGTTCGACGCGAAGGAATGGGTTGCCACGGCGAAGGCCGCGGGTGCGCGCTACATCACCATCACCTCGCGCCATCACGACGGCTTCTCGATGTTCGCCACGAAGGCCACGCCGTACAACATCGTCGACTGGACGCGGTTCAAGCGCGACCCGCTGAAGGAGCTCGCCGACGAGTGCCACCGGCAGGGGATCAAGCTCTTCTTCTATTACTCGCAGCTCGACTGGCACAACAGCGACTACTTCCCGCGCGGCAACACCGGCAAATCATCAGGGCGCCCGGAGAGCGGTGACTGGAACCGGTACATCGGCTTCATGAAGACGCAGCTCACCGACTTGCTGACCAACTATGGTCCGATCGGCGGGATCTGGTTCGACGGGATGTGGGACAAGCCCGATGCAGACTGGCATCTCCCCGAGGTCTACGGCCTCATTCACCAGCTGCAGCCCGCGGCGCTGATCGTTCCGAACCACCATCTCGCCCCGAAACCGGGCGAGGATGTCCAGACGTTCGAGCAGGACCTCCCCGGCTCGAACACGGCCGGCTTCAACACCGACGTGATCGGCGCGCTGCCGCTCGAGACATCGCTCACGATGAACGGCGCGTGGGGATTCAACATCACCGACCACAACTGGAAGTCGGTCGACGAGCTGATCGGGTATCTCGTGCGTGCGTCCGGGGCGAACGCGAACCTGCTGCTCAACATCGGGCCCCGCCCGGACGGGACGCTCCAGCCGGAGGCGGTCGTGCGGCTGCATGCAGTTGGTGCGTGGCTGGCGACCCACGGCACGTCGATCTATCACACCCGCGGCGGGCCGATTGCACCGCACGTGTGGGGCGTCACCACCCATCGCGGCGACACCGTCTTCGTTCATGTGCTGCACCTGCAGGACCGTGTCCTGGCGCTGCCGACCTTCGGCGCGAAGGTGTTGAGCGCGCGGATGCTCGACGGCGGCGCGGCGGTCGCGGTAACGCAGGTCCCCGGGGCGATCACCCTGACGATGCCGGATGCACCGTCGCCGATGCCGCCCGACCGGGTGGTCGTGCTGGTGACCGCGCGGGAATAGGCGCTGCGCCTATAT
It encodes the following:
- a CDS encoding aminotransferase class V-fold PLP-dependent enzyme codes for the protein MSSRRSFLSSIAAAGVAAPHTFRPHAITSVLRATAIAGKRSPAEMAGDEDYWSEIQRAFDSDRTMINLNNGGVCPTPTHVLEAMIHDLRFSNELPAEHMWSVLEPRIESVRRDLARQFGCDPEEMAITRNASEANENMILGLDLQRGDEVVVTNQNYGRMLTTWDQRVRREGIVVKPISFKVPPPSDQYLVDQFRAAITPRTKVIEVTHITNLTGQIMPIRQIIEMARPQGIQVLVDGAHAFAHFPFTRDELGVDYYGTSLHKWLLAPVGTGFLYVRKEKQKALWPLMAASAAQIDNIRKFEEIGTHPAANHNAISAALAFYRGIGPERKVARLRFLRDRWAKRLLAESPRVNVLTPLDDKQSGAIALVHIDGIDSSQLSAWLLKQHRIVNTPINHAEFNGIRITPNVYTTLDEIDTFGDKMIQAIRSGIA
- a CDS encoding alpha-L-fucosidase is translated as MRIRTSRLATALIAVGIGAAATAPLAAQRDSVPAVRMAARDSYRDDGFGMFIHWGVYSLLGQGEWVMQNNKIDVPTYEWLASTFDPVKFDAKEWVATAKAAGARYITITSRHHDGFSMFATKATPYNIVDWTRFKRDPLKELADECHRQGIKLFFYYSQLDWHNSDYFPRGNTGKSSGRPESGDWNRYIGFMKTQLTDLLTNYGPIGGIWFDGMWDKPDADWHLPEVYGLIHQLQPAALIVPNHHLAPKPGEDVQTFEQDLPGSNTAGFNTDVIGALPLETSLTMNGAWGFNITDHNWKSVDELIGYLVRASGANANLLLNIGPRPDGTLQPEAVVRLHAVGAWLATHGTSIYHTRGGPIAPHVWGVTTHRGDTVFVHVLHLQDRVLALPTFGAKVLSARMLDGGAAVAVTQVPGAITLTMPDAPSPMPPDRVVVLVTARE